GAATTCGCAGGAAATATTCAGCCTTAAGAACCGGTGAATATCGCACTGTTATTGCTGATGGGAACCTGTTTGCTTTTGAAAGAAAAGATGATAAAAATACAATATACATAATCTTTAACAATGGGGATAAAGAGAGTGCTTTACAAATAAATGCAGAATCTTTCAACCCGCCTGAAAAATCAATTTTATTTGACGAACTAAATGATAAAAGATATTTTTATCAAAGTAAACCGGTCAAAATTGTGTTACCGGCTTTAAGTGGTGCAGTATTAGTTGTGGAATAAATTGGAATCAATGTAATTAAAGGGATGATAATAGATATGTTTACAGGTAAAAAGAAAAAAACTGGCATTGAGAAAGAATTAGATAATTTGATAGAACTTGCGAATAATTTAAGGTTTAGCTGGAATGATGAAATAAGGAGGCTTTTCAGAGACATTGATTCGTACTTATGGAATGAAGTTGAAGGAAATCCTGTTGATTTTTTAAAAGAGCTTGATATATATACGTTTGAGGAACGATTAGGTAATAAGAAATTTTACAAAAATTATCTTAGAATAATCAATGAATCCAAAGAGTATTTAGAGAAAACAAGTGAGCTGCATAAACAATTACTTAAAGTTCATTCCGGCGAATCAATAGCATATTTTTGCCTTGAATTCGGATTACACTCTTCTCTCCCGATTTATTCGGGAGGTTTGGGTATTCTTGCAGGAGATCATTTAAAAACTGCAAGTGACCTTGGTATACCG
This region of bacterium genomic DNA includes:
- the glgP gene encoding alpha-glucan family phosphorylase, with protein sequence MFTGKKKKTGIEKELDNLIELANNLRFSWNDEIRRLFRDIDSYLWNEVEGNPVDFLKELDIYTFEERLGNKKFYKNYLRIINESKEYLEKTSELHKQLLKVHSGESIAYFCLEFGLHSSLPIYSGGLGILAGDHLKTASDLGIPIIGVGLLYRQAYFTQQITNDGMQQSFYQNNKFSGMPIKRIVDKNNRQVRIKLNINGGIYIRAWKAEIGRTYLLLLDTDFEMNNQINREITQRLYVSDREMRLMQEIVLG